The stretch of DNA CGGCGGCTTCTCGCACAGGATAAAGCGTCACTGTTTCGCCCTTAGTCTTCAGAATCTTGGTGAACTGGGTTACTGGTTCCTCGTAATGGAGGAAAAGCTCGGCTAGCCAACAAACAGTGACCATTGCCTGCTTGTTTTCAACATAGCTGTAGTTTGTGTGTTTGGCGCCCCAGAACATGAATTCCGCTGCGTGTTTGCTGATGACTTCTACGCTGAGTTTTAGGCTTGGTTTGTCATGGTTGCTGCGGATTTTCCAAAGGATCCCACTTGTGACGGCATCGTAGTAGTCGCATGCGGAGAATCGGCCAATGACGTCTATGTAGCCAGCCCAGCAGACTGCAGGGTTATAAGCTGGGTACTTTGCGCTAGCTCGAATGTTGTTTAGGGCATTGTAGACTTTCTGGCAGCTGACGCTCCAGCCCTCAACCTCATACAAACCCACTAACGCATAGGCGAATGGGTCATCGTAAACCTCGTTCTCACTTAGGCCCACTCGGTGCCATTTGCCGTCCGAAGGGTCGAAATCCAACCAGAGGTTCTCAAAGCCCGCTCTCAGAAAGCCAACCGCTTTGCTTATGATGCCGTTGTAGACTGCAAAGTTGGGTATGTCGTACTTTTCAGCAAGCGCTTTCAAACCAATAAGCCCATAAAGACATTCCACATCTAGCTGCAAAAGCCAAGCATCGCCAATCGTCACTGCTCTGGCGAAGCCGCCGTAGGCCTGCTGGTCCTGCATCGTTTTGAGAAAAGTCCCGCCTGCTAGCTTTGCAGCATCCAAATAGTTTGAGTTGGCAGTAAGTTCATGGGCTCTAAGAAGTGATAGAATGACTCGGCAAGCATCGACACTGTAATAGTAGGTGCTTGTTTCGTTGCTTTGGAATCCGCCATAAGCCTTTCTTGCTGGGTCGAGGCATTGCTGGGTTAGAATCCAATCGGCTAAACTTGCAATTTTGGAGTAGATGTCGGCTTTTTTGTTCTCAAATTGCGGAGCAGAGTAGGCGTTATAGAGAAAGTCGATTGCGAAGCTAGCCGCTAAAACACCTTTGCCAAACGCGGGGTCGGGCGTATCAGGCGGGATAACGTAAACGTTGGGCGCATAGTCCATAACGAATTTGTAGTATGCTTCAGGTACGGTTCCCATGGCTAAGCGCTCCCCACATAAGGCGTTTTTAGGCTGGCAAGAAGCCGCTCAAACTCAGATTGCAGCACCGTTAAGCTTGGCAGAGAAGAGTTGGAACTGTTCAAATCGCCAACGCTAAAGTTTAAGCCGATTGCTGAACCGCCAGTCAAATAGCAGACCGCATAAATGGCTGCCAAGAGCGTTATGGCTTCTTTTTGGGCGTCGGTGCAGTTTTGGTAGTCTATGTCAGTGGATAATTCAAGCTCTAAAGTGACCTCTGCTCTCTTAATCATTTTTAGAACTTTAGTATCAGAAATATCCGAATCGCTTAGATGGAGAACATCTCTAATGTCCTCAATAGAGGTAACGACCAAGCTACAATCCCATGAACCCTTGCAGTTGAGAGTTCAAATAGCTTGAGAGCCAAAATACGATAATATCGTAAACGTGACAATGTATAAAACACGGCAAGCTAAAACCTCAAAGAAGCCCTTTCAAGCAAAAAACACTATACATTATTAGCCCAAACACGTTAGTTGCTAATTGAGTTAATTCTTCAAAGCAACGATGAACTTTGAGCGTTTTTATTTGTCAATTAATTTTATTGTAGTGGCGCTCAATCTATGCGGGTAGCACATCAAGTGATAATGCGCGAATGGATTATTCACTAATCTTTTAGGAAATTCAGAATTGTTAACCGTTGTTGCTTCTGTTATTAATTTAGCCCAGCTTTGAGGCTGTTCATAAAACGTTTCATTTTGCACGCCTTCCTCGCAGTGCCATGTAAGAAGTTTCCATACAGGTTGCGGCTTAAATTCACATTTCAAAATTTTAGTAAGGTCTTTCCAGAGCGGCGTAATAGACGCTCGCTTTTTTCGTTTAGCAATAAGATTTACTATAGTACTCATATGATAGGAAGAACCGTGAAAAGAATAAGGTTCACTTTCTTCTCCGAGGCTATATAAGCGATTATACTCTTCGCTGATAACTTGTTCAGCTGTGTAATAAGGGTCTGGAAGCCCTTTGCTATCCTTCAATTGGTTTTCAACAACTATATTTGCCAGCAAATCGATTAGGATTTTTTCTGAAAGAGAGTCATTATGCAGAGATAGCAACAGACTCATTTCAATAAAAAAAGGCGTTGCAGACTCGCCCCAATACCATAAATCGGTATAATGCTTCTTAATATAATCAATAACCTGTTGATCCAACGAATAAGAAGAATCAGCCTTTTTACTAAAAAGTTCAAAGGCGGACAACCAACCAAGGACCATTGTTAGTCTTGATTTGTAAAACAAATCGCCATCCCATGTACTTTCCAAGAAATTTTTACGACTGAAAAATTCTTTCTTTAATGAAATGAATTGTGTTTTGATTTTATGGGCGACTAAATTGAAAGAAGTTTCCCAGAGCTCAGGCTCCAAGTCGTATTTTTCCGCAACTGCTAGCAAATAAGTACCGAATAGGGTCCATCCATCAATTACAGCAATATGATTTTGACATTTTTCGAAATTTTGCATTGTATACTGATATAAAAGCAGTCCACTTTCAATCTTCCTTTTCAATTCAGGCTTTGTTTCCTTTCCCTTGAAGAGCAGAAGCTCAATAAATTCTGAAGTTATTTCTTTATTAATAAGCGCTTTTCCATCTCTTAGAGTTAATTCTAAAAATAATTTGAAGTCAGCCGGCTCCACAGGAAGAAGCGATTCAGAAACTTTCAAAAACCTCTTCAATAAATCATATTTTGTGATAACTTTTAGTTCAGAGTAGCCTCTTTTTTTATTGCTAAAATTTAGGTCATCAATTAGTACCCGTACAGGGTCTGTCAATTCACCGTTAGTTACCAAAAAAGCGCTATGGCCGATGTTTTTATCAATTCCGGGAAAATTAATGGGAACTTCAATCAATTCAGTAATTTCACCCTTGATGGCTCGCCATTCGGGTAGTCCAAGCTGACCACATTTTAATTGAAATGCACAAGGTACGCCCTTTTCATCGAGAGAAATAATGTCTTTGCCTTGTTCCATTTGTCCATGGGTTGACAAATGAAGAACAGAATAATTTTCCGAAAGTAGATACTGACAAAATGGTACCTGATAGCCTATCTCGTTTGTATTAATCAACCAGTTTTCTATTACTCTCTCGATCAAGCCAACCCTTCCTTTTCTTTTCAATTATCGCTTTTTGCTTTTCTCTAAATTCTTTGCTATCCAAGTCCTGTTTTATCTTGTCATAATCTTGTGGTGTAATAATGATAAGAGGCATTATTGGGTTACCAGAATCATCAAAACTCATTTCTATTTTTTCGAATGTTTCCAAAATAGATTCGGCAGTGATCCCTGTTTTAGATGTTACTACATTACCCGTTGTCTCAGTTACTTTTTCAAAAACCCCGATAAAGTGCTTATTCATTTTTTCAGTCATATCTTTAGCAATTTCTTTTGTTCTTGAAAACACCGCATTAGGACCTTTTTGTATGATTTCTTCAGTAGTGATCTGAAAATCGGAAACAAAGGTGCCATAGCTTGTTTCACTAGAATATCCGTCTATGCTCTTAATGGCTATTCTATCGCCTTCATGAACTATCTTTTTTGGAATACTGGCCTGTAGAGGGTCTTTATTTACTTCATTTCTTATGATGACTTCTAGTTTTCTGTTAAGCTTGCGTTTGAGAATGGGATAGTCAGGCAACATATTGATTGGTTATATAATTAACTGATAATTAAAAATTAATGCTGCATAGGTGTCTAAATTCATTCACATGTCATTTTGGCGCTTAATTGCTGATTCGCTTTTCTCATCCCAGAGTTCCCAACCGAATTTGACAGCGTTCTTGCGGAACTCTTCAGCTCGAACCAGCCCCAATTCAGCGGCTTTGATGAGGTCAGAGGGCACAAGTTCAGGCGTTTCGGGACTACCAAAATTCAGCCTAACTTTCGCTTTAGCAGCATTTAAACCAGACTGCGATACCGTGACAGCGAAGATTTCTTTCTCAACTTGCCGCTTGATGTATCGCTGAACGGGTTTTATTAGCATGTCTTGAAGGTCTAAGGCTGCCCTAGCCGACGCTTCAGTGAAACCAGGAGTACTAAACAATCTTGGCAGAGGCGTTTCGCATCCAAGATAGAACTGGTTTACCATATGGTCGATGTAATACTCAAAACGTGCCCTGGGGTCGATGGAAACTGGGTAGACACCGACGGATTTGGCGCCGCTGAAAAGCCACTGCCCCTCTTCCGGACGGTTCTTGATAGCAGATTCATACTTTTTGATAGTGTCCTCTTTCTGGCCTTCCAATTGCACTACTACGTCCGGACCAGCGTATTTGACAAAGATGTTTGGCAGAATCTTCTCAATCTTGGCTTTCATCCAAGCATATGAGGGCCGCTTATCCGTGTCAACGGTCAAAGTGTGAAGTAGAACCTGCAGCAAGCCCACGCCGAACCCAGATGGAACATCGCCGTTTAGGCGCCAGTGGATAACAGCTTCGGGCTTTAGCTCGTTTCCAGCGTTGCCGCTGTAGGTGGCTTGGAGCTGGTAGCCTGTGACTTTGTAGGGAATTTTTAGGTTAGGTACAGAGCTTAGCCCAATGCGTTGGACTGAATCAATCGGCATTCGCAGCATATCGGCTAGCCGTTCAGGTGTGAGTTTGAGCCAGAAATCGTTACCGCAAGCAATCAGAGGCTTGGCCATATCGTTTAGTAAGCCGTCAAGGTTAATGTCTTCACAGAACCGGTCCACTGCTGCTTTAGCTTCGGCTGCTTTGTCGTATTTCTCGTCAACCGTGGTGTAGAAACCCATGCCAACCGTTGAAGCCGCCAACAGATCAACGCTGCTCTTGCAGGTTGGGTCTCTGTCGTAAAGCTTCATGACGTCTGCCAGTGGGATGCATGAGGTGTCAAAGAACACTCTATCCTTTGGGGATGCCACGCCTGAAGCGGGTGCATAGGAGAGTACTTCACGGATTTTTCTTAGGACACTACTCATGCAGGTTAACCTCAAGGATTCTTGTTTCCCAAAAAAGAGGGAGGAAAAATTGTTGTTAGAGCAGCTTAGGTCATGGTCTGCTTTACGTTGGTCATTCGGGCAATAGCTTTAGAGCGAAGGATACCAGCGCCAAACCTTGTGGTTCCACGGACGCCGTACTTGCCAGTTTTGACGTCTTCCCAGTCTTCAACGGTGACGTCTCGCCTCAGAAGCATAACTGATGCCACTCGGGTGTCAATTGCATACATTGTTCCGTTTGGTACCAGAGTGCTTGATTGCACGGTCATGCCAAGTACGCTTCCGATGGTGCCTTGTGCGATGTCGGTTTCACTGCTTGGCAGGTAGACAGATTTTACGAATTTGTCATCGTTTAGCAATTGGTGTAGTTGCATCTCGTTGACGGCTAACACGTTGGGGCGCCAGTGTTCTCTTCGGACAGCCTCATGCAAACTCAGAAGTGACGCCCAGCTAGCGACAAGACCGCCGCCAGCTAACTCAGCGCCTGTTGCTAAGTCAGCGGCTTGAACTGCAGCGTACAATGCCAAGATTACTTCGGTTTCGTTTTGTCCAAGTGCTCTACCTACGTTGTCAACGGCTTTGCTCATAACGTTCCAAGTGGCATCTTCGAGGTATTCGCGGGACCATTCATCAGAGGATTCGGCTAGCTGGTTAGTGTAGATGTCTACTGTGGAGGGTTTCTTTGAGCTTAGCCTTGTTACTGCGCCTTCTGCATAGCGGTAGCCAACTGCGCCTGCGTCAAGTGGGAAACGCTCCATCGCTTCAGTGGTCGGCATGACTGTAATGATGTTTCTGCCAATCAACTCAGGCCATGCAGCATCCACCATGGTATCGTGCATTCTGCCAAGAGCGCTTGCCATATCGCTGAAGAAGCCTTCTTTCACGCCCATCTGCGAGTAGCGTTTGAGGAATGGGTGGTCGGCTTTCTGCTTGAGTTTCTCATAGACTTCTCGCTGGTCGTTTTGTTTTGCCATTAGGGCTTCAAAAAGTCGAGGTTTCATCGTTATCACTTTTCGACATCGATGAATAGTAGATCGCCGTCGGTTGTGGTTGATTCAAGGGCTGTGCCGAGTTTGCGGTTGTAGAATATGGTGTAGGTTGCGGCGCCGCCTTCGTTGACTGCTTGGTCAACCAGTGGGGCTACTTTGTTGCTTCCGGCTGCGCAGACTGCTTTTCCGCGTGTTATGGCTCCGTTTGCTGTAACTTTTACTCTGCCACGTTTAAGCACCGGACACATTTCCGCTGCCAAAACCGTTTTTGTGGCAACGCCTATAGCATCATCTCCGCCTGGGCTAGCCGAAACTTTATCATCGGCGCTTAAGTAGACGGGTGAGCCTTTGGTGATACCAGCAACAGCTTCATAAGATTCGATGATGGCGTTTGGGTCGTCGGTTTCTCCAACAGCCATCCAAGCTTTGCCTGTTCTATCAGTCATCTAATCAATTCGATTCTCTGTTTTGAATTTCCCAAAGTTCGTCCTTTGGTACTCTCCCTCATAGAAATGAGCATAAACACAGCTAGCTGCCTCCAGCTTTCTGCTCTAGCTGCATAACTACTCGGCGCAGTTCCTGACACATGCGCTGTGGTCCTAAACTCCAGCTTCGCTGAACCATAGTCGAGGGCAAAACGGCTTCAACCATTTTAGCAGCTTCATAAATAGCTATCATCTTGGGCGGATTCTTCAGCAAGCCGTCACCCGGGACTTGTTTGCGCAGGTCCTCGATGGTTTTTTGCGCCTCAGTTAACTTGCCCTCTGTTTGAGTAAGTTTTTCTAAAACTTGCACGTTAGTCTCGGGAATACCGGGAACAGCTACAAGGCTTAACTCGGCATTATGCAATCCATGCGGAACCTTGCCATCGACAAGATCGACGGCTTCATAGTCTGCGCCGACGCTGACATGCTGAATTAGGCCTTTGCGGATTTTCTCAGCTGTTGCCTCGTCGTAAATTTCTGCTTCATACCAGAGGTTGTGGCCATCCCAATCGGTCTTTGTGACTTTGCCTATTGCGTTGGGAACGGCAACATGCTCGATATAGACTGGAGAATTGGCCAGTTTGCTCGTGAAGGCTTGCAACTCCTCAGAAGTGTAGATGTTGTGGTTTCGACTCATGCCACTGCACATGGCAACGCCACGAATACTCAAGGGTTTACCTGACAGAGCTTCAAGAACAGTGAAAGGTAAAAGTGAAGCTACATGCTCTCTAAGCCGCTTGCATTCTTTACAACCAACGCCATCCTGAGACATAACTAAATCGCAAAAACAAGCCGTAACAATAGATTAATGGCTTGAGAGCCTAAAAATGATAATATCAAAAAAAGGATAATGTATGCGGAATACAAAGCACTTTAGCGATTTACTGTCTGTA from Candidatus Bathyarchaeota archaeon encodes:
- a CDS encoding DUF2190 family protein, coding for MTDRTGKAWMAVGETDDPNAIIESYEAVAGITKGSPVYLSADDKVSASPGGDDAIGVATKTVLAAEMCPVLKRGRVKVTANGAITRGKAVCAAGSNKVAPLVDQAVNEGGAATYTIFYNRKLGTALESTTTDGDLLFIDVEK